In a genomic window of Flavobacterium lipolyticum:
- a CDS encoding AAA family ATPase yields the protein MSLWKLGCRWGSNTPLFYDFIKENNIVIGWGGKTYNIGDWLLITDGFSVLAFANVMTEPKTCLNYPQYQNEFLKLKIPFQHELFVYKAEWIVLKREDQFNYDLQQGIARVQNYEIKIKFKSLLNKYKKAMDLEKKIEILKNKKQIILQGPPGTGKTYTAKKLAERLTENYSTSLSEKEFVDLLKVGAKIPNASGTTDYYTIKDVSLDKVTLGSEKAQQDWSPKFNQIKIKFDQLLINEVPSNKNALEPYELAVAKYLFNKLNSAGAKNNFYQLIQFHPSYTYEDFVRGITAKSTDGIIEYKTEDKIFAQFAKKALKNYNDSKKEQVEISKEKWVNEQFEKFVDFISDDLEKNGKIVITDSVNIVKLDFDAFRYKGIEGWTKNGNRMLFNDIKQAYLDENNERQDIKHNQNLSGLANWHASYYIRILDLFKKFLLDKSLNFVPSTSEKEELKNFVLIIDEINRANLPSVLGELIYALEYRGKKVESMYDIDGDNSLIIPPNLLIIGTMNTADRSVGHIDYAIRRRFAFVDILPDPSVIENEIAKALFKEISELFNSRDTLASDFKPEQVQLGHSYFIVNNDGELQLKVNYEIIPILEEYLKDGILLEKAEKIIVDLKARFEN from the coding sequence ATGAGTCTTTGGAAATTAGGTTGTAGATGGGGTAGCAACACACCTTTATTCTATGATTTTATAAAAGAAAATAATATTGTAATTGGCTGGGGTGGCAAAACTTATAATATTGGTGATTGGCTATTAATTACTGATGGTTTTTCAGTATTGGCTTTTGCAAATGTAATGACAGAACCAAAAACATGTTTAAATTATCCGCAATATCAAAATGAATTTTTAAAATTAAAAATTCCTTTTCAACATGAACTTTTCGTATATAAAGCAGAATGGATAGTTCTAAAGCGTGAAGACCAATTCAATTATGATCTTCAACAAGGAATCGCAAGAGTACAGAACTATGAGATAAAAATTAAATTTAAGTCACTATTAAATAAGTACAAAAAGGCTATGGATCTAGAAAAAAAAATAGAGATTCTAAAAAACAAGAAACAGATAATTTTGCAGGGACCTCCAGGAACAGGAAAAACATATACTGCAAAGAAATTGGCTGAACGCTTAACCGAGAATTACAGTACAAGTTTATCAGAAAAAGAATTTGTTGATTTATTGAAAGTTGGTGCAAAAATACCAAATGCTAGCGGTACTACAGATTATTATACAATTAAGGATGTGTCTTTAGATAAAGTAACTTTGGGGTCAGAAAAAGCTCAGCAAGATTGGTCACCAAAATTCAATCAAATTAAAATTAAATTTGATCAACTTCTTATTAATGAAGTACCCTCAAATAAAAATGCACTGGAGCCGTATGAGCTTGCAGTGGCAAAATACTTGTTTAATAAACTAAATTCAGCAGGGGCTAAAAACAACTTTTATCAACTAATACAATTTCATCCATCATATACTTATGAAGATTTTGTGAGAGGTATTACTGCAAAGAGCACTGATGGCATAATAGAATACAAAACGGAAGATAAAATATTTGCTCAATTTGCAAAGAAAGCTTTAAAAAATTACAATGATAGTAAGAAAGAACAAGTCGAAATTTCAAAAGAAAAGTGGGTAAATGAACAATTTGAAAAATTTGTTGATTTCATTTCTGATGATTTAGAGAAAAATGGAAAAATAGTTATTACTGATTCTGTAAATATTGTCAAATTAGATTTTGATGCATTTAGATATAAAGGTATTGAAGGATGGACAAAAAATGGAAATAGAATGCTTTTTAATGACATTAAGCAAGCCTATTTAGATGAAAACAATGAACGTCAAGATATTAAACACAATCAAAATCTATCTGGTTTGGCTAACTGGCATGCAAGCTATTATATTAGAATTCTTGATTTATTTAAAAAGTTCTTACTAGACAAAAGTTTAAATTTTGTTCCAAGTACGTCTGAAAAAGAAGAATTAAAAAACTTCGTTTTAATTATAGATGAAATTAATCGTGCTAATCTTCCATCTGTTTTAGGAGAACTAATATATGCTTTGGAGTATCGAGGGAAAAAAGTGGAAAGTATGTATGATATAGATGGAGACAATAGCCTAATAATTCCTCCTAATTTACTAATCATCGGCACTATGAATACAGCTGACAGAAGTGTAGGGCACATTGATTATGCAATAAGAAGACGTTTTGCTTTTGTCGATATCTTACCTGATCCTTCAGTTATTGAAAATGAAATTGCGAAAGCTTTATTTAAAGAAATCAGCGAACTATTCAATAGCAGAGATACATTAGCATCTGATTTTAAACCAGAGCAAGTTCAATTAGGACATAGTTATTTCATTGTCAATAACGATGGAGAGTTACAACTAAAAGTCAATTACGAAATCATTCCTATTTTAGAAGAATACCTAAAAGATGGTATTTTATTGGAAAAAGCAGAAAAAATAATCGTGGACTTAAAAGCAAGATTTGAAAACTAA